The nucleotide window CAGGTCTGTGGACCAGCTTAACCTACTATGTGATTGGCTACGCACCTTCCTTTCTCAGGTACCCCTCCTAGTCAATTCAATATCTAATGAGcaaaatatttgaataagctggAATAACAGAAAGAGTTACCTTGCTTCTTGCAGATTCATCCAGCAGTTTTTGGTACTTTTTGCCATGCATCAAATGTCAATGGGCCTCTATCGTTTCTTAGCGGCAATAGGAAGGACGCAAGTAATGGCCAACATGCTAGGCACTGCAGCTCTCATAGCAATCTACATATTTGGAGGCTTTGTCATATCAAAAGGTTAGATGTTTTAGCTCAGAATAACGTAAGATGTATGAGTACTTGTGCAACGAAGATGCTTAACAGTTTTGTACATTGAAACAGATAACCTCCAACCATGGTTGCAGTGGGGATACTGGACATCCCCATTCACCTATGCACAGAATGCTGTTGCCCTAAATGAGTTCCTTGATGAAAGATGGGCTATTGTAAGCAATTGTTTCAACTAACATTCTTGATCCAATGTACATAACCCGTGCAATTAGTTATGACCTGATGATGATTTTTCATGCTGACAGGAATTTTACTATGCAAATGCTAAAACAGTTGGTGAAGCTATCCTCAAGATCAGGGGGTTGCTCACAGAGTGGCATTGGTACTGGATTTGTGTCGGCATTTTATTTGGATTCTCGCTGGTCCTCAACATCCTCACTATATTTGCACTAGAGTTCATGAACTGTATGTATACCAAAGCTATCAAAATCCTCATAAGTATTGaaacataaatgcaaacaaaatcATCATATTTGTTCATAATTTGTAGCTCCACACAAGCATCAAGTTAATATCGATTCCACGAAGACAAAAACGGAGTGTAAGAAACAAAAAGTTGGAACTCGCAATGCATCAACTGGTCAAGTTGCCCTCCCGTTTCAGCCTCTTTCCCTTGTATTTGATCATATCAACTATTTTGTTGACATGCCTAAGGTAACATCTTGAGCACATAGTGCCTTACTGAATACTTGCATCCATTTCATTTCCAGTCACGTTTGACCAAACGTATGCATATCTTCCACCAGGAAATGATTAAGTATGGAGTAACAGAGAAAAAGCTTCAACTGCTGCAAGATGTCAGCGGTGTTTTCAGGCCAGGGGTGTTAACAGCTCTGATGGGGATCACTGGTGCTGGAAAGACAACATTGCTCGACGTTTTGGCTGGAAGAAAAACTGGAGGATATATTGAAGGTACTATTAGGATAGCAGGATACCCAAAGAAGCAGGACACATTCTCAAGGATCTCGGGCTACTGTGAACAGAGTGACATTCACTCCCCTAACCTCACTGTGCATGAGTCACTACAGTTCTCAGCATGGCTTCGACTTCCTTCGAACGTTAACTCTCGCCAAAGAGATGTATAAGCATTGACCTTTTGCAATCTTTATCATCTTTGAAGCTAATATATAACAATAGATCTAACAAGATTTCCCTACAAACATGTTTCAGATGTTTATAGATGAAGTAATGGACCTAGTTGAATTGACTGGACTGAAGAATGCCATGGTGGGAATAGCAGGAGCAACTGGCCTGTCAGCTGAGCAGCGAAAAAGGCTAACAATAGCAGTGGAGCTGGTAGCTAGTCCTTCCATTATATTCATGGACGAGCCAACCACTGGCTTGGATGCCCGTGCTGCAGCAATTGTGATGAGAACAGTAAGAAAGACAGTAGACACTGGACGAACTGTAGTCTGCACAATTCATCAACCAAGCATTGGGATATTTGAATCTTTTGATGAggtaagattaaatataaattttaAATATATCAAAAGAAAAGCATGGTCATGTGGTGTCAAGACCAAGAGACCGAAAAGAGTATTGAACTACTCATTACACAAAAGCAAACCAGCATAATTTTTTCATAAATAAAGCATCAAATACAAATAGCCCTTACACCCTGGGTTCCCTTCTGTTAATAGCTCACAAATAGTTACTAATGATAATCAATTAGCCTTTTATATGATTATTTATAAGTACTACAGAATTACCTTTCTAAACTTGAGTTCAATTTGACTAAATGCAGCTTTTGCTTATGAAAAGAGGTGGTCAAATCATATACAGTGGTTCATTAGGTCCGCTATCTAGCAACATGATCAAGTATTTCGAGGTAAGATTGTCTGATATTCAACATCTATACACAAGATGGAGACGAAAATACTAAAATTTCTTTGTCACAGGCTATACCTGGTGTTCCTAGAATAAAAGAGGGACAAAACCCAGCAGCATGGGTGTTGGATATAAGTTCACACATAACAGAATATGTGGTTGGAGTGGACTATGCAGAAATTTACCGGAGCTCCTCCCTGTACAGGTAAGCCAGATAATCATAAAGCTACAGAAATTGTACTGTTAAACTGGTTTGAGcaataggggaaaagataaaACAAAATGAATATGTACCTTGTTTCTGCAGGGAGAACATGCTTCTAATTGAAGAGCTGGGGCAACCAGCGCCAAACACCGTGGATCTACATTTTCCCCCAGGATATTGGCAGAACTTTAGGGCGCAGTGCATGGCTTGCCTGTGGAAACAAAGATGTGCATACTGGAAAAACTCAGAACACAATGTTGTTCGGTTCCTAAACACGTTTGCTGTATCAATTATGTTTGGAATTGTATTCTGGAAAATTGGCTCAACCATGTAAGCAGGAATGACGACAAGCGAGATAATTTTCTTTCATGCAAGCTTATCATGCCTCAATTAGCTCATAACTTTGTATTCCTATGCAACAGAAAACGGGAGCAAGATGTATTCAACATACTAGGGGTTGTATATGGATCAGCACTGTTTCTGGGCTTCATGAATTGCAGCATCTTACAGCCAGTTGTGGCAATGGAGAGAGTTGTTCTTTACCGAGAAAAGGCAGCAGGCATGTACTGTACCTTGGCCTATGCCATAGCTCAGGTAATACTACTTTATCATTCTCTTCAAAAGTAAAACAAATAATCTGGACCTAAAATGATTGGCATATGTTTTCTAAACTCCGATGCTGGATTTCTGTTTGCAGATGGCAATTGAATTGCCTTACATGCTTGTCCAAGTGCTCATCTTCGCATCAATCGTATACCCAATGATTGGGTTCGAGATGACAGCCGTCAAGTTCTTTTGGTTTGTTCTTTACATGGTGCTAAGCTTCATGTACTACACACTCTACGGGATGATGACAGTCGCATTAACACCTAACCTTGAGATAGCTGCCGGATTGTCCTTCCTTATCTTCATCTTTTGGAACGTCTTCTCCGGCTTCATCATTGGGAGAGAGGTACTAGTCTCACTCTGTCAATTAACCCCCTAACCTTTTCACTTTAATGAGAACGCTAACTAGAGAGAACATAGTCAAATTGGGCATCATTTAATTCCTATATAAACCAACCATATGTTGCACATTTAATCCAGATTTGGACTTTTCCTGAAAGATAACAAtcaataataattaaaaaaagaGGATAGGTGTGCATGCCTAACCTAATGAACAACAACAATGTGGCAATGTGGATGCAGCTGATCCCGATATGGTGGAGGTGGGTGTACTGGGCTAACCCAGCAGCATGGACAGTGTACGGGCTCATGTTCTCACAGCTGGGCGACCGGACAGAACTGATCCGTGTGCCGGGGCAACCGGACCAGACGGTGCGTGAGTTCCTCGAGGGCTACCTTGGCCTCGAGAACCGCTACTTCAACCTTGTCACATGCCTGCA belongs to Triticum urartu cultivar G1812 chromosome 7, Tu2.1, whole genome shotgun sequence and includes:
- the LOC125522531 gene encoding ABC transporter G family member 45; amino-acid sequence: MEQSWEAEQAPPASGVSARPPPPLTHEDNRGFLQMLREKKERLGVDAAKVEVRFEELTVEADVRVGRRALPTLLNCAVNAAQELATSSHMCTTRKKPIKIINGASGTIRPSRMTLLLGAPGSGKTTFLKALAGKLDSSLKLKGKVMYNGEEVNSSTPQYLHAYISQYDLHHAEMTVRETIDFSSKMLGTNNEFEMLGEAIRRKKGVINKVDQDLDSFIKATTFGEGSNLTTNYIIKILGLSECANTLVGDEMRRGISGGQKKRATIGEMLVGLARCFFMDDISTGLDSSTTYEIVKFLQQMAHLMDLTVVISLLQPPPETLELFDDIILLCEGQIVYHGPRENATGFFEIMGFKCPSRKNVADFLQEVTSKMDQKQYWIGDENKYQYRSIEKFAESFRSSYLPQPAKDDLCKTNNTGKGKEIITSATRRISRWNIFKACFSREVLLLKRNSPLHIFKTVQITVMALVISTVFLRTNMNHKTVLDANKYMGSLFMAVVIVNFNGMTEIGMTIKRLPTFYKQRELLALPGWALLSSVFLISLPMSLLETGLWTSLTYYVIGYAPSFLRFIQQFLVLFAMHQMSMGLYRFLAAIGRTQVMANMLGTAALIAIYIFGGFVISKDNLQPWLQWGYWTSPFTYAQNAVALNEFLDERWAIEFYYANAKTVGEAILKIRGLLTEWHWYWICVGILFGFSLVLNILTIFALEFMNSPHKHQVNIDSTKTKTECKKQKVGTRNASTGQVALPFQPLSLVFDHINYFVDMPKEMIKYGVTEKKLQLLQDVSGVFRPGVLTALMGITGAGKTTLLDVLAGRKTGGYIEGTIRIAGYPKKQDTFSRISGYCEQSDIHSPNLTVHESLQFSAWLRLPSNVNSRQRDMFIDEVMDLVELTGLKNAMVGIAGATGLSAEQRKRLTIAVELVASPSIIFMDEPTTGLDARAAAIVMRTVRKTVDTGRTVVCTIHQPSIGIFESFDELLLMKRGGQIIYSGSLGPLSSNMIKYFEAIPGVPRIKEGQNPAAWVLDISSHITEYVVGVDYAEIYRSSSLYRENMLLIEELGQPAPNTVDLHFPPGYWQNFRAQCMACLWKQRCAYWKNSEHNVVRFLNTFAVSIMFGIVFWKIGSTIKREQDVFNILGVVYGSALFLGFMNCSILQPVVAMERVVLYREKAAGMYCTLAYAIAQMAIELPYMLVQVLIFASIVYPMIGFEMTAVKFFWFVLYMVLSFMYYTLYGMMTVALTPNLEIAAGLSFLIFIFWNVFSGFIIGRELIPIWWRWVYWANPAAWTVYGLMFSQLGDRTELIRVPGQPDQTVREFLEGYLGLENRYFNLVTCLHLAIIALFAFLFFIFIKHLKFQRR